A genomic segment from Thermostichus lividus PCC 6715 encodes:
- the ppk1 gene encoding polyphosphate kinase 1 gives MTSAKSSRRKASEPIDLNDPQYYFNRSLSWLEFNKRVLHEAYDPRTPLLERLKFMAIFSTNLDEFFMVRVAGLQQQVESGILQGGADGMPPAEQLQAVRQYLIPIVTEQHRYFDQELRSLLAKEAIFLNRFQELEPEQQSYLNHYFQAQVFPVLTPLAVDPAHPFPYISSLSLNLAVLIRDPDSGQERLARVKVPNRFPRFIPLPQHLHSSEATHWVGVPLEDIIAHNLNALFPGMDIQSYFVFRITRSADLELETDKADDLLIAIEQEIRKRRFGSVVRLEVQRGIPPLLKQTLMEEMDLEEIDVYELDGLLCLNDLFAFMALPLPQCKDVEWHPQVPPSFQRVDERESLFDTTSEITTLGTDYWEATANELFGLIRERDLMVHHPYHSFTATVQRFITLAAHDPQVLAIKMTLYRTSGDSPIVSALIKAAENGKQVAVLVELKARFDEENNILWARKLEKVGVHVVYGVPGLKTHTKTVLVVRQEAGQIRRYVHIGTGNYNPKTAGLYEDLGLFSCRPELGADLTELFNVLTGYSRQRHYRKLLVAPVTMRERMLALIHRETEHCRNGRPGRIIAKMNAITDTQLIRALYEASQAGVEIDLIIRGMCCLRPGVPGVSDRVRVISIIGRFLEHSRIFYFGNNGQPEYFIGSADWRSRNLDRRVEAIAPIIEPRIQQELQELLEIMLADNRQAWELQPDGSYRQRHPKDGEPERGTHAVLMARTLKELQANDCHLP, from the coding sequence ATGACCTCGGCTAAGTCCAGTCGCCGCAAAGCTTCGGAACCCATTGATCTAAATGACCCACAGTACTATTTCAACCGTTCCCTCAGTTGGTTGGAGTTTAACAAGCGAGTGCTGCATGAGGCCTACGATCCGCGAACACCGCTCCTGGAGCGGCTGAAGTTCATGGCGATTTTTAGTACCAACCTCGATGAATTTTTTATGGTGCGGGTGGCCGGTCTGCAACAACAGGTAGAAAGTGGCATCCTCCAAGGTGGTGCCGATGGCATGCCGCCCGCAGAGCAGTTACAGGCTGTGCGGCAATATCTTATCCCCATTGTGACTGAGCAGCACCGCTATTTCGACCAAGAATTGCGATCGCTCCTTGCCAAGGAAGCAATTTTTCTCAATCGTTTTCAGGAGCTAGAGCCGGAGCAGCAAAGCTACCTCAACCATTACTTTCAGGCGCAAGTGTTTCCAGTGCTCACTCCCCTAGCCGTGGATCCGGCTCACCCGTTCCCCTATATTTCCAGCTTGAGCCTTAACTTGGCCGTCTTGATTCGAGATCCTGATTCTGGCCAAGAGCGATTAGCCCGGGTTAAGGTGCCCAACCGTTTTCCTCGCTTTATTCCCTTGCCGCAACACCTGCACAGCTCCGAAGCCACCCATTGGGTTGGGGTGCCCCTTGAAGACATCATTGCCCACAACCTGAATGCGCTATTTCCCGGCATGGACATTCAGTCTTACTTTGTCTTTCGCATTACCCGCAGTGCTGACCTTGAACTGGAAACAGATAAGGCCGATGATCTGCTGATTGCGATCGAGCAGGAAATTCGCAAACGCCGGTTTGGTTCTGTAGTTCGCCTTGAAGTCCAGCGGGGGATTCCGCCACTGCTAAAGCAAACCCTGATGGAGGAAATGGATCTCGAAGAGATTGATGTTTATGAATTAGATGGGCTGTTGTGCCTCAACGATCTGTTTGCCTTTATGGCACTGCCATTGCCGCAATGTAAGGATGTGGAGTGGCATCCTCAAGTGCCGCCTAGTTTTCAGCGGGTGGATGAGCGGGAGTCTTTATTTGACACCACCAGTGAAATTACGACCTTGGGCACCGATTATTGGGAAGCAACGGCAAATGAGTTATTTGGCTTAATCCGCGAGCGCGATTTGATGGTGCACCACCCCTACCACTCGTTTACGGCAACAGTGCAGCGGTTTATTACCCTAGCCGCTCACGACCCGCAAGTGTTAGCCATTAAGATGACCCTCTACCGCACGTCCGGCGACTCTCCCATTGTCAGTGCCCTGATTAAAGCGGCGGAAAATGGTAAACAGGTGGCGGTACTGGTGGAACTCAAAGCTCGCTTTGACGAGGAGAACAATATTCTCTGGGCGCGAAAGCTAGAAAAAGTGGGTGTGCATGTGGTGTATGGGGTACCCGGCCTAAAGACCCATACCAAGACGGTGTTGGTGGTGCGTCAAGAAGCAGGGCAAATTCGCCGTTACGTTCACATTGGTACGGGCAATTACAACCCCAAGACCGCTGGTCTTTATGAGGATTTAGGGTTATTTTCCTGTCGCCCAGAATTGGGCGCAGACCTCACGGAACTGTTTAACGTCTTGACGGGCTACTCGCGGCAGCGGCACTATCGGAAACTATTGGTGGCACCGGTGACCATGCGGGAACGGATGCTAGCACTCATCCACCGCGAAACGGAGCACTGCCGTAATGGCCGCCCAGGGCGGATTATTGCCAAAATGAATGCGATTACAGATACCCAACTCATCCGTGCGCTGTACGAAGCTTCGCAAGCGGGAGTAGAAATTGATTTGATTATTCGGGGGATGTGCTGCTTGCGCCCTGGGGTGCCGGGAGTGAGCGATCGCGTGCGGGTGATTAGTATTATTGGTCGCTTTCTCGAGCACTCGCGAATTTTCTATTTTGGCAACAACGGTCAGCCAGAGTACTTTATCGGCAGTGCTGACTGGCGATCGCGCAACTTAGATCGGCGAGTGGAGGCGATCGCACCGATTATAGAGCCACGTATTCAGCAGGAACTGCAAGAGCTACTGGAAATTATGCTTGCTGATAATCGCCAAGCTTGGGAGCTGCAACCCGATGGCAGCTACCGGCAACGCCACCCCAAAGACGGGGAGCCAGAACGAGGCACGCACGCCGTGTTGATGGCGCGTACCTTAAAGGAACTGCAAGCGAATGATTGCCATCTGCCTTAA